CGGAAGCGTGGAGCGTGCAGAGACCGGCGCCCAGGTCTGCGGCGGCGCGCACGGCGTGCGCGACCGTGTTCGGGATGTCATGGAACTTGAGGTCAAGAAAGACCTGGTTCCCTTTGTCGAGCACCGCCCGGACGATGTCCGGACCACACCGCGTGAACAACTGTGACCCGATCTTGAACCAGCCGCTGCCGCAGGCGTCTGCCAGGACAAGGGCTTCCGTCCGCGTGTCAACGTCCAGCACTACAATGAGTTCGCACGGCATGTGCGGCATTCTCCCCATCTGCGGCACGGGCGTCCCGTCCGTGCGTTGCGCGGATACAGCCTACAACCTGCGCGGCGCGCGAGTCCACTCCCGGCCAATCATGCAAGGTAGGTATGCGTCCCGTCTTTGTGCGAGCAAACGGCGGCAGGCGCCCGAGACGTTCTGCCGGGCATCGCAAATATGCTGTCTATACGCGCATCCTTCCTATGAAACCCACAGTGGATTTTTTCAGGGCATTCTGTAATCATGGCGTTGTCGAGTGGCGCGATTGGGCAGGCGGGAGAGCTGTGATGCCGTTCAACCACGGCGAAGGGGTCCTGGGGAGAATGGTGAATGAGGTAACGGAGATAGCATAAAAACACCTTCCGGGGGGCGAAGGTCCGGAAAGGTCTATGGCAAGGGGTATCGCCCGCTGGAATGGCCTGGCAGGGGGAGCCAGGTTAGTACTCTTGGCGGTAGCGCTATGTTTTGGCGTGGCAGCCGGGGCTGCAACGTATTATGTAGACGCCACGAATGGCAGCGATACGCGCAGCGGCACAACGCCGAGTCTGGCGTGGCGCACCCTGGGCCGGGTCAATTACCTGGCGTTGAACCCCGGCGATGCCGTGCTTCTGAAGCGGGGGGAAGTCTGGCGTGAGCGGCTCCTGGTCATGCGGTCAGGCACTGCGGCAATCCCCATCGTATTTAGCGCATACGGCGCTGGCGCGGACCCCGTGATTGACGGCGCGGACCTCGTGAGCGGATGGACCGCGATAGGAGGGAACCGCTACACCGCGAATGTTGCCACGGCGCCGGAAGTCACGGTGTTTGACGGAGTGAAGGGGCGCCGGGAGCCGCTGGACACGCAGGTGAACGCGCCTCTGGAATGGCACTGGGCAAACGGCGTTCTAACCATTTACTCCGGCGACGCGCCGGCGAATATTGAGGCTTCCACGCGTCAATTCCTCGTCGAGTTCCTGCAGTGCTCCTATGTCACCTTCCGGGATATTGCGTTGTGTCACGGCGTGGATTGTATCCGCCTGTACAATACGAACGATGCGCGGATTGACAATGTCACGATTTTCGACAGCGCGGGCTATGCGGGTGTCTTTGTGACGGCCGACACCGCCGGCCGGGGCGAACGGAACGCGATTCTCAATTGCCGCATCTTCGGTATTACCGGCAGTACGGAGTCGCTCAGCTATGGCGGGAACGGGAGCGGCCTGTTTGTCTGGGGGCAGAACGTTTCCCAGAGGAACGTGTGCAGCGGAAACATGATTCACGATAGCGGCGGTTCGGGCATACTCATCATGGACAGCGCCGGGAACATCGTATCGGGAAACACGGTCTATCAGCAAGGTTCCTCCGGTATCGTCATCACCGGGTTGAATGCCGACGGCAACGTTTTGGACGGGAACGAGGTATACGCATGTTGTCAGGACGAGAACGACTGTTTCGGGATCAATTTCTATCGTTGTGGAAACGGCAATGTGGTTCGGAATAATGAGGTGCACGACCAATACATCTTCAGCGAGGAAGAGGTGGGCATCCCCGGCTTTACGGAACGCAGCGGGGGTATCCGCTTTGACGGGGATACTAACATCGGCTTGACGGACAAGACGGGGAACACGGCCTACAACAACATCATTTATGACGAGTTTGAGGGGATCCAGATCTTCAATTTCAGCAACGTCAGCTTGTACAACAACACGGTGTACGACTGTGTGCGCTCGGGCATATATATCGGGAGTTATGGCGCGTTCGGCACGACGCAGAATACCGTGTGCCGGAACAATGTCGTTCATTCGTCCCAGGAGCAGTTGGTCTGGCACCGCAACGCGACGAATACGAGCCTGGATTACAATGTCTACTACCCGGACAACAGCACGGCGTTCCGGTGGAATGATGCGAGGTTCGCGTTCAGCGGATGGCGACTGGTCAGCGGTTTTGATGCTCATTCCCAAGTCGCGGACCCGTTGTTTGACGACGCGGCGGGCCACGATTTCCGCGTTCGAACGGGTTCGGCGTGCATCGATACGGGAGTGGCGGCAGGGGCCCCGCCGGTCGACATCGCGGGAACTGCGCGGCCTCAGGGGGCGGGCACCGATGTGGGAGCGTACGAGTATACACGCTTGCCGACCGCGTCCTTTTCCGCCATGTCGCGCAGCGGGCCGGGGCCCCTGAGCGTCCTGTTCCTGGATACTTCGGAGCCCGGGACTTCGCCGATTACCGGCTGGGCGTGGGATTTCAACAACGATGGCGCGGTGGATAGTTCCGCCGCGATGCCGGTGTTTGTATTCACCGCGCCGGGCAAATATACCGTGGCGCTGACGGTGACGACGGCGCTGGGCAGCGACGCGCACGTCGAGGCCGATTACATCCACGTTACGTCGGGGCCCACGGCGGATTTCACGGCCTCTCCGGTGTTCGGGCTGGCGCCGCTTGCGGTGGTCTTTACGGATACCTCTCTGAACGGCAGTTCGGCAATCACCGCGTGGCGTTGGGATTTCGACGGCGATGGCCTTGCTGACAGCACCGCGCGGAACCCGAGCTTTCTTTTTGGTCCGGGCGTTTACAGCGTATCCCTGACCGTTACGGACGCAAATGGACAATCGGATACCCGGACGCGCCCGGATTGCATACGTGCGAACCTTGCGCCTGACGCGGCGTTTACGGGGGGCCCCAGGAACGGGTTTGCGCCCCTGGCCGTGAACTTTACCGATAACTCAAATCCCGGCTCGCAGCCGATTGAGTCCTGGTCGTGGGACTTCGGCGACGGCGGCGTCAGCAGCGAGCAGCATCCCACGCATATATATGCGAACGCTGGCGTCTATTCTGTGTCGCTGACCGTGACAACGGCCGCGTCGAACGACACGGGGACCGAAACGGGTTACATCGCTGTTGCACAACCGGTTGGCCCGACGGCCTCCTTTGATGGAGCGCCCATGGCGGGAATGAGACCGCTTGCCGTACAGTTCACCGATACGTCGACCCCCGGCAGTCACCCGATAACGGATTGGTCGTGGGATTTCGGCGACGGCCATGGCAGCACGCTGCAACATCCCGCGCATACATATGAAAACGCCGGGTCCTATGAAGTAAGTCTAACCGTCATGACCGCCTCGGGAAGCGACCTGGAAACACGGGCGAGCTATATCCAGGTGTCGGGCGGGGCAGCGCCCACCGCCGACTTCACGGCAAGCCCTGCAACGGGGAAGATGCCGCTCCAGGTGCAATTCACGGATGCCTCCGTGCCGGGAGATTCTCCAATTACCGCCTGGCTGTGGGATTTTGGCGACGGCGCGACGAGCACCGGCCGGAATCCGGCGCATGCGTACACCGCGGCCGGCGCGTATGACGTTTCCTTGACGGTGACCACGGGCGTGGGCAGCGATTCCATGTTGGTGGAGGATTTGGTTCGGGTCTATGCGGCCGTGCATGTGGACCGGGACAATGCCTCCGGTCTGGAAGACGGGACTTCCTGGGACCGCGCGTTCCGGCGGATTCAGGACGGCATCGATGCGGCGGCAAACCTGAGTGGCGGCGAAGTATGGGTCGCGGAGGGCCTTTATGACGAACCGCGACCGGACCCGACGGGGGCGCTTCTGTTGCGGCCGGCTGTGGCGATATACGGCGGCTTCTCCGGTACGGAGAAAGCGCTGCACCAACGGGACCCGGCGGCCAAGCTCACGGTTATCGATGGGACGTCGGCGCGTGACGGGGCGCACGCCTATCACGTCGTGGTTGGCGGCGCCAGCGGCCGCTTGGACGGCTTCATCATCCAGGACGGACTCGCGAACTCGGGTGGTTCCTCGCGCGACCGGGGGGCGGGGCTGTTTATACAGAATGCCTCGCCGGTCATCGCCAATTGCGTGATCCGGAACAACCACGCAACCTATGCGGGGGGCGGCCTGTATAACGGTAATGCCGCATCGCCGCTGATCATGAATTGCATGTTTTTTGACAACGCTACGCTGGGTTCGTACCTGGCGCAGGGGCACGGGGGCGCCGTTTACAACGCGAGCGGGTCGGCGGCGCGGTTCGAAAACTGTATCTTCGCGGGGAATAACGCGCGGGCGACGTTTTTCGCGGACGGGCAAGGCGGCGCCATGTACAGCCAGGACTGTATGCCGGTTCTAGTGAATTGCACGTTTTATGGAAACCGGACCTATGGCGCCTTCTTCTCGGATGGCGACGGCGGCGGGTTGTATAACCGTCTCGCCTCGCCCTCAGTGAGAAACTGCATCTTCTGGGAAGATTTCCCGAATGAGATTGTAAATTCGGGCATTGGCGGCGCGAATGTCTCTTACAGCGATATCGAAGGTGGTTACAGCGGAAACGGCAATATCGCCATGCACCCCGGATTCGTGGACGCAAGCGCCAGGGACTTCTCATTGCAGCCGGGTTCTTCCTGCATTGACAGCGGAACCGTCGTGGACGCTCCGGCGACGGATATTCGCGGCGTTATCCGGCCGCAAGGGACGGGGGTGGACATGGGCGCGTACGAATCGGGGTCTTTGCCT
This genomic interval from Candidatus Hydrogenedentota bacterium contains the following:
- a CDS encoding PKD domain-containing protein, which gives rise to MARGIARWNGLAGGARLVLLAVALCFGVAAGAATYYVDATNGSDTRSGTTPSLAWRTLGRVNYLALNPGDAVLLKRGEVWRERLLVMRSGTAAIPIVFSAYGAGADPVIDGADLVSGWTAIGGNRYTANVATAPEVTVFDGVKGRREPLDTQVNAPLEWHWANGVLTIYSGDAPANIEASTRQFLVEFLQCSYVTFRDIALCHGVDCIRLYNTNDARIDNVTIFDSAGYAGVFVTADTAGRGERNAILNCRIFGITGSTESLSYGGNGSGLFVWGQNVSQRNVCSGNMIHDSGGSGILIMDSAGNIVSGNTVYQQGSSGIVITGLNADGNVLDGNEVYACCQDENDCFGINFYRCGNGNVVRNNEVHDQYIFSEEEVGIPGFTERSGGIRFDGDTNIGLTDKTGNTAYNNIIYDEFEGIQIFNFSNVSLYNNTVYDCVRSGIYIGSYGAFGTTQNTVCRNNVVHSSQEQLVWHRNATNTSLDYNVYYPDNSTAFRWNDARFAFSGWRLVSGFDAHSQVADPLFDDAAGHDFRVRTGSACIDTGVAAGAPPVDIAGTARPQGAGTDVGAYEYTRLPTASFSAMSRSGPGPLSVLFLDTSEPGTSPITGWAWDFNNDGAVDSSAAMPVFVFTAPGKYTVALTVTTALGSDAHVEADYIHVTSGPTADFTASPVFGLAPLAVVFTDTSLNGSSAITAWRWDFDGDGLADSTARNPSFLFGPGVYSVSLTVTDANGQSDTRTRPDCIRANLAPDAAFTGGPRNGFAPLAVNFTDNSNPGSQPIESWSWDFGDGGVSSEQHPTHIYANAGVYSVSLTVTTAASNDTGTETGYIAVAQPVGPTASFDGAPMAGMRPLAVQFTDTSTPGSHPITDWSWDFGDGHGSTLQHPAHTYENAGSYEVSLTVMTASGSDLETRASYIQVSGGAAPTADFTASPATGKMPLQVQFTDASVPGDSPITAWLWDFGDGATSTGRNPAHAYTAAGAYDVSLTVTTGVGSDSMLVEDLVRVYAAVHVDRDNASGLEDGTSWDRAFRRIQDGIDAAANLSGGEVWVAEGLYDEPRPDPTGALLLRPAVAIYGGFSGTEKALHQRDPAAKLTVIDGTSARDGAHAYHVVVGGASGRLDGFIIQDGLANSGGSSRDRGAGLFIQNASPVIANCVIRNNHATYAGGGLYNGNAASPLIMNCMFFDNATLGSYLAQGHGGAVYNASGSAARFENCIFAGNNARATFFADGQGGAMYSQDCMPVLVNCTFYGNRTYGAFFSDGDGGGLYNRLASPSVRNCIFWEDFPNEIVNSGIGGANVSYSDIEGGYSGNGNIAMHPGFVDASARDFSLQPGSSCIDSGTVVDAPATDIRGVIRPQGTGVDMGAYESGSLPVAEFAVSATRGVAPFTVVFTDQSDAGTAQIDDWSWDFGDGTGSSEQHPRHTYAIPGTYTARLTVTTDVGADVSDPAGITAASAVTFTQQPRDAYAYAGDAAMFEVEASGGLGGYLHRWWFDDGYKAVVETGGDSRVLPIAPVRLADAGAYWCQITDDLGNYVSDAAQLFVAEPLMVTEQPVGGEKPAGGTHVFHVGVSGGFTPLDYVWKKDEAPVAGGYGDTLVLDDVDAHDAGIYMVEVYDALGTVRFSESATLNVVAHVPVARLGGLAILISGMSVTAAYAFSGRNRRNRR